A DNA window from Hordeum vulgare subsp. vulgare chromosome 1H, MorexV3_pseudomolecules_assembly, whole genome shotgun sequence contains the following coding sequences:
- the LOC123401069 gene encoding protein Rf1, mitochondrial-like: MSRIRLCRRSSCFLCPSSFTSPIQRPCFRRSSYIQPKSGLHLRHCSTTPMSRVRLHRRLLSSTSPPSPSWSPRDAFAAATERVRAGTLSRDDAHHMFDELFRQATPVPERSLNGFLAALARATSSSACITDGPALALALFNRVCREEAGTQVAVPTFCTYSILMDCCCRARRPDLGLALFGCILRAGLKIHQITANTLLKCLCYADRTEEAVNVLLHRMSELGCVLDSFSYSIILKALCDNSMSQRALDLFQMMAKQGGACSPDVVAYSTVIHGFFNEGETGKACSLFHEMTRQGVKPDVVTYNLIIDALCKARAMDKAELVLRQMTTDGAQPDTVTYSCMIHGYATLGRLKEAAKMFREMKKRGLIPDIVTCNSLMASLCKHGRSKEAAEFFDSMTAKGHKPDIVSYCTLLHGYASEGWFADMIGLFNSMKSNGIAADCRVFTILIHAYAKRGMVDDAMLIFTEMQQQGVSPNVVTYSTVISAFSRMGRLTDAMEKFNQMVARGIQPNTAVYRSIIQGFCMHGGLVKAKELVSEMINKGIPRPDIVFFNSVINSLCKDGRVMDAHDIFDLVTDIGERPDVIIFNSLIDGYCLVGKMDKAFKILDAMEVVGVEPDIVAYSTLLDGYFKNGRINDGLTLFREMQRKGVKPNTVTYGIMLAGLFRAGRTVAARKKFHEMIESGTTVTVSTYGIILGGLCRNNCADEAIVLFQKLGTMNVKFSITILDTMINAMYKVQRKEEAKELFATISASGLLPNESTYGVMIINLLKDGAVEDANNMFSSMEKSGIVPGSRLLNRIIRMLLEKGEIAKAGNYLSKVDGKRILLEASTTSLMLSLFSRKGKYHEDMKLLPAKYNFFDGFG; the protein is encoded by the coding sequence ATGTCGCGCATCCGCCTCTGCCGCCGCTCGTCCTGCTTCCTCTGCCCATCCTCCTTTACCTCGCCGATTCAACGCCCCTGCTTCCGCCGCTCCTCCTACATCCAGCCAAAGTCCGGCCTCCACCTCCGCCACTGCTCCACCACGCCGATGTCCCGCGTCCGCCTCCACCGCCGGctcctctcctccacctcgccgcccTCACCTTCCTGGTCTCCCCGCGACGCCTTTGCCGCGGCCACAGAGCGTGTGCGCGCAGGCACGCTCAGTCGAGATGACGCACACCACATGTTCGACGAATTGTTTCGTCAGGCCACCCCGGTCCCCGAGCGCTCCCTGAACGGCTTCCTTGCCGCTCTCGCCCGTGCTACATCCTCTTCCGCGTGCATCACAGATGGCCCCGCCCTCGCCCTTGCTCTCTTCAACCGCGTGTGCAGAGAAGAAGCGGGCACGCAGGTGGCGGTGCCCACCTTTTGCACCTACAGCATCCTGATGGACTGCTGCTGCCGCGCGCGTCGCCCGGACCTAGGGCTTGCCTTATTCGGCTGTATCCTCAGGGCGGGCTTGAAGATACACCAAATCACCGCCAACACCCTCCTCAAGTGCCTCTGCTACGCCGATCGTACGGAAGAGGCTGTCAACGTgctgcttcataggatgtccgaGCTCGGCTGTGTGCTTGATTCCTTCTCATACTCCATTATTCTGAAGGCCTTATGCGACAATAGCATGAGCCAGCGGGCGCTCGACCTGTTCCAGATGATGGCGAAACAAGGAGGTGCCTGCTCCCCTGATGTGGTGGCGTATAGCACGGTCATCCATGGCTTTTTTAACGAGGGCGAAACAGGGAAGGCATGCAGTCTATTCCATGAAATGACACGGCAAGGTGTTAAGCCTGATGTGGTGACGTATAACTTGATTATTGACGCGTTGTGCAAGGCCAGAGCAATGGACAAGGCAGAGCTAGTCCTTCGGCAGATGACTACGGATGGTGCTCAACCCGATACAGTGACATATAGTTGCATGATCCATGGATATGCCACGTTAGGGCGGTTGAAAGAGGCTGCTAAAATGTTCAGAGAAATGAAAAAACGGGGTCTTATACCAGATATTGTTACTTGCAACTCGTTAATGGCCTCcctttgcaagcatggaagaAGCAAAGAAGCTGCAGAATTTTTTGATTCCATGACAGCCAAGGGCCACAAACCGGATATCGTCTCATATTGTACTTTGCTTCATGGGTATGCCAGTGAAGGATGGTTTGCTGATATGATTGGTCTCTTTAATTCAATGAAAAGCAATGGTATTGCAGCCGACTGCCGTGTTTTCACCATATTAATCCATGCCTATGCTAAACGCGGAATGGTGGATGATGCAATGCTCATATTTACAGAAATGCAGCAACAAGGTGTGAGTCCAAATGTAGTCACATATTCAACTGTGATATCAGCATTTTCTAGAATGGGTAGGTTGACCGATGCCATGGAGAAATTTAATCAGATGGTTGCCAGGGGAATTCAACCGAACACAGCTGTTTATAGATCCATAATTCAGGGCTTTTGTATGCACGGTGGTTTGGTTAAAGCCAAGGAACTGGTTTCTGAAATGATAAACAAAGGTATTCCTCGTCCTGACATTGTGTTCTTCAATTCAGTAATAAACAGTCTGTGCAAAGATggaagggttatggatgcacatgaTATCTTTGACTTGGTTACAGACATAGGTGAGAGGCCTGATGTCATTATATTTAATTCACTGATTGACGGATATTGCTTAGTCGGCAAAATGGATAAAGCATTTAAAATACTTGATGCCATGGAAGTAGTTGGTGTTGAGCCTGATATTGTTGCTTACAGTACACTTCTTGATGGCTATTTTAAAaatggaaggatcaatgatggttTGACTCTGTTTAGGGAAATGCAGCGTAAGGGAGTTAAACCTAACACTGTTACATATGGCATCATGTTGGCTGGGTTGTTTCGTGCTGGCAGAACTGTTGCTGCAAGGAAAAAGTTCCATGAGATGATCGAAAGTGGAACAACAGTGACCGTTTCCACATACGGTATAATACTTGGAGGTCTTTGTAGAAATAATTGTGCAGACGAAGCGATTGTCCTGTTCCAGAAATTAGGAACAATGAATGTAAAGTTCAGTATTACAATACTCGATACCATGATTAATGCAATGTACAAGGttcaaagaaaagaagaagctaAGGAGTTGTTCGCTACAATATCAGCCAGTGGGTTGCTGCCCAATGAGTCTACTTACGGAGTAATGATAATAAATCTTCTAAAAGATGGAGCAGTGGAAGACGCTAACAATATGTTTTCATCAATGGAGAAAAGTGGTATAGTCCCCGGTTCCCGTCTGTTGAATCGTATCATCAGAATGTTGTTGGAAAAAGGTGAGATTGCCAAGGCCGGAAATTATTTGTCTAAAGTTGATGGGAAGAGGATCTTACTTGAAGCTTCAACTACTTCACTGATGCTGTCTCTGTTTTCAAGGAAAGGGAAATATCATGAGGATATGAAATTGCTCCCTGCAAAGTATAATTTTTTTGATGGATTTGGTTGA